From the Thermococcus sp. M39 genome, one window contains:
- a CDS encoding C69 family dipeptidase: MCDILVATPDATKEGIMIFAKNSDRDPNEAQILEFLPRQKHEEENVKLAYVEFPQAKETYAVILSRPWWMWGAEMGANELGLVIGNTAVFTKLKVPERGILGMDMIRLALERTKSSREALDFIISLIEEYGQGGNGSYEHKLLYHNSFIIADKNEAWVLETADKHWVAKQIRDVYSISNALTIGNGWDLASESVEKLAKEKPNFSFAKYFSDRFYTHFAHGRERRAFTYKKLSEKKGEITIEYMMQILRSHQAEDFEPAKGSMRDICMHFGGLTRPSQTASSQISELYEDLPVHWFTGISLPCLSIFKPIYFESGIPDLGEKPTNKYNPNSYWWKFELFHRKFQTNYRAYIEEFAEERDKLQKEIIERERQVRENPSPEEFRALTEWAFENERKLIERWNAKVKPGKMPFLYERNWKKVNERAGIKL, translated from the coding sequence ATGTGCGACATCTTAGTTGCGACTCCAGATGCTACTAAAGAAGGAATAATGATTTTTGCCAAAAACAGCGATAGAGACCCAAATGAAGCTCAAATTCTGGAGTTCCTTCCGAGGCAGAAACATGAAGAAGAGAATGTTAAGCTCGCCTACGTTGAATTCCCGCAAGCTAAAGAAACCTACGCTGTAATCCTCTCGCGCCCTTGGTGGATGTGGGGAGCAGAGATGGGAGCCAATGAATTAGGTCTTGTAATTGGAAATACAGCAGTTTTCACAAAGCTAAAAGTTCCCGAGAGAGGAATTTTAGGAATGGACATGATTCGCCTAGCTTTAGAGAGAACAAAATCAAGCAGAGAAGCCCTAGATTTCATAATTTCGCTAATTGAAGAGTATGGACAAGGAGGAAACGGGAGCTATGAGCATAAACTTTTGTATCACAACTCCTTCATAATCGCTGACAAAAACGAAGCATGGGTTCTTGAAACCGCAGATAAGCACTGGGTTGCCAAGCAGATTAGAGATGTTTACTCCATCTCAAACGCTCTCACCATAGGGAATGGCTGGGATTTGGCATCGGAAAGCGTTGAAAAGCTTGCAAAGGAAAAGCCAAACTTCAGCTTTGCCAAATATTTCTCCGACAGATTTTACACCCACTTTGCTCACGGCAGAGAAAGGAGAGCTTTCACTTACAAAAAGCTCAGTGAGAAGAAAGGAGAGATAACCATTGAATATATGATGCAGATTCTTCGCTCTCATCAAGCTGAAGACTTTGAGCCTGCTAAAGGTTCCATGAGAGATATATGCATGCACTTTGGGGGCTTAACGAGGCCGTCTCAGACAGCCTCATCACAGATATCGGAGCTTTATGAGGACTTGCCCGTGCACTGGTTCACAGGAATTTCACTTCCATGTCTGAGCATCTTCAAGCCAATATACTTTGAAAGCGGAATCCCAGATTTAGGAGAGAAGCCGACGAACAAGTACAACCCAAACAGCTACTGGTGGAAATTTGAGCTCTTCCACAGAAAGTTCCAGACGAACTACAGAGCCTACATAGAGGAGTTTGCTGAGGAGAGAGACAAGCTGCAGAAAGAGATAATCGAGAGGGAAAGGCAAGTTAGGGAAAATCCATCTCCAGAAGAGTTTAGAGCTTTAACAGAGTGGGCTTTTGAAAATGAGAGGAAGTTGATTGAGAGGTGGAACGCAAAGGTCAAGCCGGGAAAGATGCCATTTTTGTATGAAAGAAACTGGAAGAAAGTGAATGAGAGGGCTGGGATTAAACTCTAA
- a CDS encoding MFS transporter encodes MKREKTVIQALRERVGKFNTKRKKRRNIVLFAIGMFFANVSWGIAFPYLSVYMRIIGGTMLFVGLLSVVFNMTSTVFQYPFGYLSDKTRKRKPFIAFGVFSSGLIYVFMALVSSPILLLTLRTLQGALTSAMMPAHSALISELSTKVGSAFGFFSSVENAGYMLGNFLGSFIVEYFGIKGAFFAAFLFATLGTLFVLMISEKQRPKKRDFGIIAVQEARESDRVAFEGAAFKRLMHGNLRIFYISMLLIMIASGEVYSVLSVYFGELFGERWVGILFGIDSLAAAASAVFIGKLIDRYGAKLFYVLSIIGYMAVFVGYTFATSLKLMVVVCILSGVKWSMTLSSASTYVALKVKASEKAQAMGLLNTMMSLGWVIGPMLGGYLAGISFRFMFLSTLVPLGIALLLMFMISDKE; translated from the coding sequence ATGAAGAGGGAAAAGACAGTGATACAAGCGCTAAGAGAAAGAGTGGGCAAATTTAACACAAAGCGGAAGAAGAGAAGAAATATTGTGCTATTTGCTATTGGAATGTTCTTTGCCAATGTCTCTTGGGGCATAGCATTCCCTTATCTGAGCGTTTACATGAGGATAATCGGAGGAACGATGCTCTTCGTTGGTCTCTTGAGTGTAGTGTTCAATATGACCTCGACAGTCTTTCAGTACCCATTTGGATATCTCTCAGATAAAACTAGAAAGAGAAAGCCTTTCATAGCCTTTGGTGTCTTTTCTTCGGGCTTGATTTATGTTTTCATGGCACTGGTCTCTTCACCAATTCTGCTTTTAACTTTGAGAACTCTCCAAGGAGCTTTAACTTCAGCCATGATGCCTGCTCATTCAGCTTTAATCTCGGAGCTTTCAACTAAGGTCGGCTCAGCTTTTGGGTTTTTTAGCTCGGTCGAAAATGCTGGCTACATGCTTGGAAACTTCCTTGGGAGCTTTATCGTCGAATATTTTGGAATTAAGGGGGCGTTTTTTGCCGCTTTCTTATTTGCCACCCTTGGAACGCTGTTTGTTCTGATGATAAGCGAAAAGCAGAGACCTAAAAAGAGGGACTTCGGCATAATAGCAGTTCAAGAGGCAAGAGAAAGCGACAGAGTTGCCTTTGAGGGGGCGGCTTTTAAAAGACTGATGCATGGAAATTTAAGGATCTTCTACATTTCGATGCTTTTGATAATGATAGCGTCGGGAGAAGTGTATTCTGTTTTATCGGTTTATTTCGGTGAGCTTTTTGGAGAAAGATGGGTTGGAATCCTTTTTGGGATAGACTCTTTAGCTGCTGCTGCGAGTGCAGTTTTTATCGGAAAGCTGATAGACAGATATGGGGCAAAGCTTTTCTACGTTTTGTCAATTATTGGCTATATGGCTGTTTTCGTTGGTTATACCTTTGCCACAAGCCTCAAGCTTATGGTTGTAGTCTGCATATTGTCTGGGGTTAAGTGGTCAATGACCCTCAGCTCCGCTTCAACATATGTAGCATTAAAGGTTAAGGCAAGTGAAAAGGCCCAGGCGATGGGACTTCTGAATACCATGATGAGCCTCGGTTGGGTCATTGGCCCTATGTTAGGAGGTTACTTGGCTGGAATTAGCTTTAGGTTCATGTTTCTCTCGACTTTGGTTCCCCTTGGAATAGCCCTGCTTTTGATGTTCATGATTTCAGACAAAGAGTAG